The following are encoded together in the Parabacteroides chongii genome:
- a CDS encoding DsrE family protein gives MNDKLNILWTTDNKDTIFNMLSMYTLNSKKRGWWKEVNVILWGASVKLAAQDTQVQTEILEMLQAGVTVEACQDCCERFEVKPIIEKLGVTVRYMGAPLTEYLKNGEKILTL, from the coding sequence ATGAACGACAAATTAAACATTCTCTGGACAACCGACAATAAAGACACCATATTCAATATGTTATCGATGTACACCCTCAACTCCAAAAAGAGAGGCTGGTGGAAAGAAGTGAACGTAATCCTTTGGGGAGCCTCCGTTAAGCTCGCCGCCCAAGATACGCAGGTGCAGACGGAAATCCTGGAAATGCTTCAAGCAGGCGTCACCGTCGAAGCCTGCCAGGACTGCTGCGAAAGGTTCGAAGTGAAGCCAATCATCGAGAAACTGGGTGTTACCGTCAGATACATGGGAGCCCCGCTAACCGAATATCTCAAGAACGGAGAAAAAATATTGACCCTTTAA
- a CDS encoding helix-turn-helix transcriptional regulator → MNRLERISAILVKLQSRPVVTAREIADQFGVSLRTVYRDIRSLEESGIPVGGEAGLGYSLVDGFKLPPLMFTIDEALCFLVAEKLVCHQTDGDTYDVFRSGMDKIRAVLRTADKDILHHFDPYIRISGIHQNTRTASANVLQTLMKALLNKKQLVMTYKAGYNYQVTHRTIEPQGMFFMGGIWYVLAWCKLRRDYRTFHLGRIVHLCLGENGFEEEHLPLDELIPRIYDVEDEVEVTLRVHRDVARDTEVSKYTYGLYEEVAEGEYFVQKYRTYSLDKFGHWYLSFADRAEIIAPEALKTVVRELIGKIRI, encoded by the coding sequence ATGAACCGCCTGGAACGAATATCCGCTATACTGGTCAAGCTGCAATCCCGCCCGGTCGTCACCGCACGTGAGATTGCGGATCAGTTCGGTGTAAGTCTCCGGACGGTTTATCGCGACATCCGTTCGCTGGAAGAGTCGGGGATCCCTGTCGGTGGTGAGGCTGGGCTGGGTTACTCGCTGGTGGACGGTTTCAAGTTGCCGCCCCTGATGTTCACGATCGACGAGGCCCTCTGTTTCCTCGTGGCGGAGAAACTGGTCTGCCATCAGACTGATGGCGATACCTACGATGTATTCCGCAGCGGGATGGACAAGATACGCGCCGTGCTGCGGACGGCCGACAAGGATATCCTCCATCATTTCGACCCTTATATCCGTATCTCGGGCATCCACCAGAATACGCGCACCGCCTCTGCCAACGTCCTGCAAACCCTTATGAAGGCGTTGCTGAACAAGAAGCAGCTCGTCATGACCTACAAGGCGGGCTACAACTACCAGGTCACCCACCGCACGATCGAACCTCAGGGTATGTTCTTCATGGGCGGCATCTGGTATGTCCTCGCCTGGTGCAAGTTGAGGAGGGATTACCGCACCTTCCATCTCGGCAGAATCGTCCACCTCTGTCTGGGCGAAAACGGTTTCGAGGAGGAGCATCTTCCGCTTGACGAGCTGATCCCCCGGATCTATGATGTAGAGGACGAGGTCGAAGTGACGCTCCGTGTCCACCGCGACGTGGCACGCGATACGGAAGTCTCCAAATACACCTACGGACTTTATGAGGAGGTGGCGGAGGGGGAGTACTTCGTCCAGAAATACCGGACCTATTCGCTCGACAAGTTCGGCCACTGGTACCTGTCGTTTGCCGACCGGGCGGAGATCATCGCGCCGGAAGCTTTGAAAACGGTCGTCCGGGAGTTGATCGGCAAGATCCGCATCTGA
- a CDS encoding ATP-binding protein has translation MNEILYPIGIQNFESLRKDGYLYVDKTALIHRLVRTGTYYFLSRPRRFGKSLLVSTLEAYFRGKRELFDGLAMEELEKEWTVYPVLHLDLNIGKYNTPGELEAVLNKALLDWEAVYGAGEGETTLALRFDGIIRRAHQQTGQRVAVLVDEYDKPMLQAIGDEELQDAYRLTLKAFYGVLKSRDGDIKFALLTGVTKFSKVSIFSDLNNLKDISMDKRFLNLCGITESELHAYFRPGIRALAAAQGMEYDAMCARLKTYYDGYHFAPNSEGIYNPFSLLNALDKEEMGSYWFETGTPTYLVELLQNTRYNLHCLDGEQTTAEVLNSIYTTDNSPIPVLYQSGYLTIKGYNPEFGTYTLGFPNREVEEGFVKFLVPFYTGVSETETGFEIEKFVGEVRAGDPESFFSRLRSFMAGTPYELIRDLELHYQNVLFIVFRLVGFYTRVEYHTSRGRIDLVLQTDRFVYVMEFKLDGTAEEALRQIAERRYADPFAADPRRVFRIGVNFSSAERNIERWIIEEG, from the coding sequence ATGAATGAAATACTTTATCCCATCGGGATTCAGAACTTTGAGAGTCTTCGCAAAGACGGGTATCTCTATGTAGATAAGACGGCATTGATCCACCGCCTGGTTCGTACGGGTACCTACTATTTCCTCAGCCGCCCGCGCCGTTTCGGTAAAAGCCTGCTGGTGTCTACCCTAGAAGCTTATTTCCGAGGGAAGCGCGAGTTGTTTGACGGTCTGGCGATGGAGGAACTGGAGAAGGAATGGACCGTCTATCCCGTATTGCACCTCGATCTGAATATCGGGAAGTATAACACACCCGGGGAACTGGAAGCCGTCCTCAACAAGGCTTTGCTCGACTGGGAGGCAGTTTATGGTGCGGGTGAAGGCGAAACGACCCTTGCCCTCCGTTTCGATGGTATCATCCGGCGCGCCCATCAGCAGACCGGACAGCGGGTAGCGGTTCTCGTGGATGAGTATGACAAGCCGATGCTGCAAGCGATCGGCGACGAAGAGTTGCAAGACGCCTACCGCCTGACGCTGAAAGCCTTCTACGGCGTGCTCAAATCGAGGGACGGTGACATCAAGTTTGCCTTGCTCACCGGCGTTACCAAGTTCAGCAAAGTGAGTATATTCAGCGACCTGAACAACCTGAAAGACATCTCGATGGATAAAAGGTTCCTCAATCTTTGCGGCATTACCGAATCGGAGCTTCACGCTTATTTCCGACCGGGCATCCGTGCGCTTGCCGCGGCGCAAGGAATGGAGTACGACGCGATGTGCGCCCGGCTGAAGACCTATTACGACGGTTATCATTTCGCCCCCAACTCCGAAGGCATTTACAATCCTTTCAGCCTGCTCAATGCGTTGGACAAGGAGGAGATGGGCAGCTATTGGTTCGAGACCGGCACGCCTACCTACCTGGTGGAACTGTTGCAAAACACCCGCTACAATCTGCATTGCCTGGACGGGGAACAGACCACTGCCGAGGTACTCAACAGCATCTATACCACGGACAACAGCCCTATCCCCGTGCTTTACCAAAGTGGCTACCTTACCATTAAAGGCTACAATCCGGAGTTTGGCACTTACACCCTTGGTTTCCCTAACCGTGAGGTGGAGGAAGGCTTTGTGAAGTTTCTCGTGCCATTCTATACTGGTGTGTCGGAGACCGAGACGGGATTCGAAATAGAGAAGTTTGTGGGTGAAGTCCGCGCCGGCGACCCCGAGTCTTTCTTCAGCCGCCTGCGGAGCTTTATGGCTGGTACGCCTTACGAGTTGATCCGCGACCTGGAGCTGCATTATCAGAATGTACTTTTCATCGTTTTCCGCCTCGTGGGTTTCTACACCCGGGTGGAATATCACACTTCCCGCGGTCGGATAGACCTGGTGCTTCAGACCGACCGCTTCGTCTACGTGATGGAATTTAAGCTGGACGGCACCGCCGAAGAGGCGCTTCGCCAG
- a CDS encoding DJ-1/PfpI family protein, producing MAKKVAVLAVNPVNGFGLFQYLETFFENKIPYKVFAVADSTEIKSNSGVTLIVDDVIANLKGHEDEYDALVFGCGDAVPQFGENVGKPYNQDMLAVIKVFGDKGKIMIGHCAAAMMFDIAGITAGKKVAVHPLAKPAIKLGHATDEKSEIDGNFFTAQCEHTVWTMMPQVVEALK from the coding sequence ATGGCAAAGAAAGTAGCAGTTTTGGCAGTGAATCCGGTGAACGGATTCGGTTTGTTCCAGTATCTGGAAACATTTTTTGAGAATAAGATACCTTACAAGGTGTTTGCGGTGGCAGATTCGACGGAGATAAAAAGCAATTCCGGCGTTACGCTGATCGTGGACGATGTGATTGCCAACCTGAAAGGGCATGAGGACGAGTACGATGCGCTGGTATTCGGTTGTGGCGACGCTGTTCCCCAGTTCGGTGAAAATGTAGGCAAGCCTTACAACCAGGATATGCTGGCGGTCATCAAAGTATTCGGCGACAAAGGCAAGATCATGATCGGCCATTGCGCGGCAGCCATGATGTTCGACATCGCAGGGATCACCGCAGGCAAGAAAGTGGCGGTTCACCCATTGGCAAAACCGGCTATCAAGCTGGGCCATGCCACCGACGAGAAATCGGAGATCGACGGAAACTTCTTCACTGCCCAGTGCGAACATACCGTGTGGACGATGATGCCGCAGGTGGTCGAAGCACTGAAATAA
- a CDS encoding winged helix-turn-helix transcriptional regulator — protein MKNFHPTGYCPVRDVLSRLGDKWSMLVLTTLSANGTMRFSDIHKTIDDISQRMLTVTLRTLESDGLVHRKVYPEVPPRVEYCLTEMGTTLMPHIQSLVDWALGHMDEILTSREMAKG, from the coding sequence ATGAAAAACTTTCATCCTACGGGATACTGCCCGGTACGTGACGTCCTCAGCCGTCTTGGCGACAAATGGTCGATGCTGGTCCTGACTACACTGAGCGCGAACGGCACGATGCGTTTCAGCGACATCCACAAGACCATCGACGATATCTCGCAACGGATGCTGACTGTCACGCTCCGTACCCTCGAATCCGACGGCCTTGTGCACCGCAAAGTCTATCCCGAAGTGCCGCCCCGCGTGGAATATTGCCTCACGGAAATGGGCACGACACTCATGCCTCATATCCAGAGCCTGGTAGATTGGGCACTCGGACATATGGACGAGATTCTGACCAGCCGGGAGATGGCCAAGGGATGA
- a CDS encoding pyridoxamine 5'-phosphate oxidase family protein has translation MKLFYLGEVAGMTKEQVEEAEKFIRGFEYGIVATNNPETGPRLSGLNNLAGQTLQQLHFATEASCQKLANLRLDPRCEVMYATMESGQVQIAGKAEIITDEALKRELWQDWMNEYSPEGPTGEGICIIRLIPASIRAMIC, from the coding sequence ATGAAATTGTTTTATTTAGGGGAAGTTGCGGGGATGACGAAAGAGCAGGTGGAAGAAGCGGAAAAGTTCATCCGGGGATTTGAATATGGTATCGTTGCCACCAACAATCCGGAGACGGGACCGCGCCTTTCGGGACTCAACAACCTGGCAGGCCAGACCTTGCAGCAACTCCATTTTGCGACAGAAGCCAGCTGTCAGAAATTAGCGAACCTCCGCCTGGATCCGCGCTGTGAAGTGATGTACGCTACGATGGAGAGCGGGCAGGTCCAGATCGCAGGCAAAGCCGAGATCATCACCGACGAAGCATTGAAACGCGAACTCTGGCAAGACTGGATGAACGAATACTCACCCGAAGGACCGACGGGAGAGGGCATCTGTATCATCCGCCTTATCCCGGCTTCTATCCGGGCGATGATCTGCTGA